The region GTCGTCGGAGTAGTTCGTTCCTTCCCGTTCCCAGCGGGTCGAATCGCCCCCCTGAGCGTCCTGCATCTCGGCGACTTTGCTGGCAGCGCGCTTCTTGCGGTCGCTCTCCTTCGAACGCTCGTCGCGTTTCGTCTGTGCGTCGTCGTGGGGCGCACACGTGCTACAGACGTCGAGGGTCGCCCCGGCGATCGAGACTGTTTTCAGCGATCCAGAGGAGGCCCCACAGAGTTCACAAGAGCCGCCGCCGTCGCCGCTGGAGGAACTGCCGGTAGAGTATTTCGCCATGTGACCGTTACGCAACCCGCACATTTGAATATACTGTCGCCCCCGAG is a window of Halalkalicoccus subterraneus DNA encoding:
- a CDS encoding helix-turn-helix domain-containing protein, whose protein sequence is MAKYSTGSSSSGDGGGSCELCGASSGSLKTVSIAGATLDVCSTCAPHDDAQTKRDERSKESDRKKRAASKVAEMQDAQGGDSTRWEREGTNYSDDPLPYLVSGYGDRLKEARQDAGLQIHELAESLDVPEEQIEAVEQSRAARAGVGGSVIEDLESELDIELAE